The proteins below come from a single Drosophila suzukii chromosome X, CBGP_Dsuzu_IsoJpt1.0, whole genome shotgun sequence genomic window:
- the Tsp5D gene encoding tetraspanin-9 — MGNAGYTCIRRTFCWLNIILWLCSCAFLGAGLWLRLSYEGYATLLPQHAGLSADTIFMGIGGTGFVVSFFGCCGAWVQSRCLLVLYFMLIVLLFMSEFLVGSIAFLFRGGLGRTLANELRFGIERHYNTSDRGSLVAPSVASIWDSVQHSFECCGVSSYEDWYDIQSWPGKRWVPESCCRTLYDQRQVLTEGSGDGMMRADCGRSENPSLWWDKGCAHSLQSWFTGQLNVVGAVGLGIAFVQLFGLITSMLLFCTVKHKRASDTYKSYSPSIDPQTRTSSWED, encoded by the exons ATGGGTAATGCCGGCTATACATGCATACGCCGCACCTTCTGCTGGCTCAACATAATTCTTTGG CTGTGTAGCTGTGCGTTTTTAGGAGCCGGACTGTGGTTGCGTCTGAGCTACGAGGGCTACGCCACTTTGCTGCCCCAACACGCCGGCTTGAGTGCGGACACCATCTTCATGGGCATCGGGGGCACCGGATTCGTGGTCAGCTTCTTCGGCTGCTGCGGCGCCTGGGTGCAATCCCGCTGTCTTCTGGTACTG TACTTCATGCTGATTGTGTTGCTGTTCATGAGCGAGTTCCTGGTGGGCTCCATCGCCTTTCTCTTCCGCGGCGGACTGGGACGGACTTTGGCCAACGAGCTGCGCTTCGGGATCGAGCGGCACTACAACACCAGCGATCGGGGATCTCTGGTGGCGCCTTCGGTGGCCTCCATTTGGGACAGTGTGCAGCATTCG TTTGAGTGCTGCGGAGTTTCCTCTTACGAGGATTGGTACGACATCCAGTCGTGGCCGGGAAAGCGCTGGGTGCCCGAGTCCTGCTGCAGGACCCTCTATGATCAGCGCCAAGTGCTCACCGAAGGATCCGGCGACGGAATGATGCGAGCCGACTGCGGCAG ATCCGAGAACCCGTCGCTGTGGTGGGACAAAGGCTGTGCCCATTCGCTCCAGAGTTGGTTTACGGGACAACTGAATGTGGTGGGCGCCGTGGGACTGGGTATCGCCTTTGTCCAACTCTTTGGACTGATCACCTCGATGCTGCTGTTCTGCACGGTGAAACATAAACGGGCCTCGGACACCTACAAGTCGTACTCCCCGTCTATCGATCCCCAGACCCGCACCAGCAGTTGGGAGGACTGA
- the LOC108004772 gene encoding uncharacterized protein gives MIGQHVRVHLLLLLCTMMHCIAATPIAPATPDGATPIDARVSAAEFGAQDAFDAADSSAESTQAEASEAGFKISLLPTPAKTAESVNLEQEAIPSKVLSVYDNSQKKLTDLVQPVPILDTISEHEKYGNNGDMFDGISRSIVNGYEAFSNLLNTFIQKPKELARSVTKGITAQLDIIGGKLVGL, from the exons ATGATTGGGCAACATGTGAGGGTGCATCTTCTGTTGCTTCTTTGCACCATGATGCACTGCATCGCCGCCACGCCCATCGCTCCTGCCACGCCCGACGGCGCCACGCCCATCGACGCCCGCGTCTCGGCCGCCGAGTTTGGAGCCCAAGATGCCTTTGATGCCGCCGACAGCTCAGCGGAATCCACGCAAGCGGAGGCCAGCGAAGCCGGGTTCAAG ATCTCACTATTGCCAACTCCGGCTAAAACGGCGGAATCTGTGAATCTGGAGCAGGAGGCCATTCCCTCGAAGGTGTTAAGTGTGTACGACAACAGCCAGAAGAAATTGACCGATTTGGTCCAG CCCGTTCCCATTTTGGATACGATCAGTGAGCACGAAAAGTACGGCAACAATGGCGACATGTTCGACGGCATCTCGCGATCCATTGTCAACGGTTACGAGGCCTTTTCCAACCTGCTCAACACCTTCATACAG AAACCCAAAGAGCTGGCGCGCAGCGTTACGAAGGGAATTACCGCTCAATTGGATATTATCGGTGGCAAACTGGTGGGCCTTTAA